The following proteins are encoded in a genomic region of Primulina huaijiensis isolate GDHJ02 chromosome 3, ASM1229523v2, whole genome shotgun sequence:
- the LOC140973894 gene encoding putative receptor-like protein kinase At3g47110, whose translation MDPKFAFSRTKTPTKKMASRFCNLPYFYSIIFLFLLFLCYQAHSFDAETDRLALLSFKNSITDDPLQVLSSWNDSSSFCNWTGVTCSLQRSRVVMLSLPSRKLGGSLSSAIVNMTFLRVIDLRDNFFQGQIPGDIGRLFRLQYIFLMQNNFEGEIPGNLSQCIELRVLNFNYNNLTGKIPADISTLPNLVALHVSANGLIGGIPPVLGNISSLLNLSIAQNYLGGVIPDDLGRLVNLEFLQVSSNNLSGTIPGSIFNLSRITMFSVAFNQLTGNLPSSIGSYFPNLKELHFGVNGFSGGIPFSLSNISSLEIIDIPVNKFTGKVPVDLGRLPNLQRLNVGWNLLGSEDAEGLKFLDSLINCSNLETLSIARNRFFGPLPDSVGNLSTTMKRLLLNENSLSGGIPSGITNLINLNTLNVSWNQFDGPIFPDIDKLFNLRQLYMNVNRFSGKIPPAIGNLTVLFELRLDRNVLSGDIPANLGDCKQLKLLNLSDNNLSGIVPSQVFGLSSLTITFNLARNSLSGSVPIEVGNFINLKMFVLSDNEFSGSIPESLGLCSSLESVFLDGNSLQGSIPSRLSALRNLQDLDLSGNNMTGIIPEFLQDFVFLRYLNLSFNDFAGEVPKRGVFANTSGVSLYGNSGLCGGVLQLELPSCPPGGDYRRRGQSSTLKTAIGTTFGVLGLFLLLYFAVSMMLKGARRKGLITSPSEDWSSNFSYNELANATNGFSTENLIGEGGFASVYKGTLSQNGKLIAVKVLNIHQMGTSKTYMAECEALRNIKHRNLVKILGSCSALDSEGQDFKAIVLEFMPNGSLEKWLHPNQKNQLENLDICQRLNIAIDVASALEYLHYYCHIPVAHCDLKPGNVLLDIDLCAHLGDFGLAKFVRERVDAGTRAQINSTGIRGSFGYVAPEYGKGGPVSVSGDIYSFGILLLEMFTGKKPTDEMFTDGLTLHSFAKNSLHDNVMDIIDPRLTYSTRAEEEATTNHISIDVEEHEKFEKLFVLIVRIGVSCSQEMPKDRMNIKDANVKLQLIRDKFL comes from the exons ATGGACCCAAAGTTTGCTTTTTCCAGAACAAAAACACCGACAAAAAAAATGGCGTCTAGATTTTGTAACTTGCCATACTTCTACTCCATCATCTTCTTATTTTTGCTCTTCTTATGTTACCAAGCACATTCCTTTGATGCCGAAACTGACCGGCTAGCGTTACTTTCTTTCAAGAATAGCATCACAGACGATCCGCTTCAAGTACTTAGTTCGTGGAATGATTCGTCAAGTTTCTGCAATTGGACGGGCGTAACATGTAGTTTACAACGGTCCCGAGTCGTTATGCTGTCGCTGCCATCTCGAAAACTTGGAGGCTCGCTCTCCTCTGCCATTGTTAATATGACCTTTCTTAGAGTCATTGATCTTAGAGATAACTTTTTCCAGGGCCAGATTCCAGGAGACATTGGTCGTCTGTTTCGACTTCAGTACATTTTCTTGATGCAGAATAACTTTGAAGGTGAAATTCCGGGGAATTTGAGCCAATGTATTGAGCTTAGAGTCTTAAATTTCAACTATAATAATCTCACTGGAAAAATTCCTGCTGATATTAGTACATTACCGAATCTTGTTGCTCTTCATGTATCCGCAAACGGATTAATAGGCGGGATCCCGCCTGTTCTAGGCAACATATCTTCGCTCCTAAATCTTTCCATCGCGCAGAATTATCTCGGAGGGGTTATCCCGGATGATCTTGGACGTCTTGTGAACCTGGAATTTTTGCAGGTTTCGAGTAACAACTTGTCCGGTACGATTCCAGGGTCGATTTTCAATCTGTCAAGAATAACGATGTTTTCTGTGGCATTCAATCAGTTGACAGGGAATCTGCCTTCGAGTATAGGAAGCTATTTTCCGAATCTGAAGGAGTTACATTTCGGAGTAAATGGTTTTTCAGGAGGGATTCCATTTTCACTCTCAAATATCTCCAGTCTTGAAATAATTGATATCCCAGTCAACAAGTTTACTGGAAAAGTTCCTGTCGATTTGGGAAGGCTTCCAAATCTGCAGAGGCTAAATGTCGGCTGGAATCTGCTCGGAAGCGAAGATGCCGaaggtttaaaatttcttgatTCGTTGATCAATTGCAGCAACCTCGAAACTTTGAGCATCGCCCGTAACCGGTTTTTCGGACCACTGCCTGATTCCGTAGGTAATCTTTCAACGACTATGAAGAGATTGCTTCTAAACGAGAACAGCTTATCTGGAGGCATTCCTTCGGGGATAACGAATCTTATCAACCTGAACACTTTAAATGTGAGCTGGAACCAATTTGATGGTCCCATTTTTCCTGATATAGATAAACTTTTCAATCTAAGGCAGTTATATATGAACGTGAACAGATTTTCAGGAAAGATTCCGCCGGCTATTGGTAACTTAACCGTATTATTTGAACTCCGGTTGGATAGGAACGTATTGTCGGGAGATATCCCAGCGAATCTTGGAGACTGTAAGCAGTTGAAGTTACTGAACCTGTCTGATAACAACCTCAGTGGCATTGTGCCATCACAGGTTTTCGGTCTTTCGTCCTTAACCATTACGTTCAACCTCGCTCGAAATTCTTTAAGTGGAAGCGTACCAATTGAAGTTGGGAACTTTATAAACCTCAAAATGTTTGTTTTATCTGATAATGAGTTTTCCGGAAGCATTCCTGAGAGTTTAGGCCTTTGCTCGAGCTTGGAGAGTGTATTCTTGGACGGTAATTCGCTACAAGGCTCAATCCCTTCGAGATTAAGCGCCTTGAGAAACCTTCAAGATCTTGATCTCTCAGGAAACAACATGACTGGGATAATTCCCGAGTTCTTGCAGGACTTTGTGTTCCTTCGGTATTTAAATCTGTCGTTCAACGACTTTGCAGGTGAAGTGCCAAAACGCGGGGTCTTTGCCAATACAAGTGGAGTTTCTCTATATGGGAACAGTGGGCTTTGTGGAGGTGTTCTTCAACTCGAATTACCTTCTTGTCCGCCAGGAGGCGATTATCGAAGACGGGGTCAGTCTAGTACACTCAAAACAGCAATCGGAACAACGTTTGGAGTTTTGGGTTTGTTTTTGCTGTTGTATTTTGCAGTTTCTATGATGCTCAAGGGAGCAAGAAGGAAAGGCTTGATCACTTCCCCATCAGAAGATTGGAGTTCAAACTTCTCCTACAATGAACTCGCAAATGCAACAAATGGATTTTCCACGGAAAATTTGATAGGTGAGGGAGGTTTCGCTTCCGTCTATAAAGGTACTCTTTCACAAAACGGGAAACTTATTGCTGTGAAAGTGCTCAATATTCACCAGATGGGAACTTCCAAGACCTACATGGCTGAATGTGAAGCATTGAGGAATATCAAGCACAGAAATCTAGTCAAAATTTTGGGTTCTTGTTCAGCTTTGGATTCTGAGGGCCAAGATTTCAAGGCCATTGTTCTTGAATTCATGCCGAATGGAAGTTTGGAGAAATGGTTGCATCCGAACCAGAAGAATCAACTCGAGAACCTTGACATTTGTCAGAGGCTAAACATTGCCATTGATGTGGCTTCAGCATTGGAATATCTTCATTACTACTGTCATATTCCGGTGGCCCATTGTGATCTCAAACCGGGCAATGTTCTTCTTGACATCGACTTGTGTGCTCATTTAGGCGACTTCGGCCTGGCCAAATTCGTCAGAGAACGTGTAGATGCCGGTACGCGAGCTCAAATAAATTCAACTGGGATCAGAGGATCATTTGGTTATGTTGCTCCAG AGTATGGAAAAGGAGGGCCAGTATCCGTATCAGGAGACATTTACAGTTTTGGGATCCTACTCCTGGAGATGTTTACGGGTAAAAAACCGACAGACGAAATGTTTACAGATGGACTAACCCTTCACAGTTTTGCGAAAAATTCTTTACACGACAACGTGATGGACATTATCGATCCAAGATTAACGTATTCAACACGAGCAGAAGAAGAAGCAACAACAAATCACATCAGCATCGACGTCGAGGAGCACGAAAAATTCGAAAAACTCTTTGTGCTAATCGTTAGGATTGGAGTCTCTTGCTCTCAAGAAATGCCAAAAGATAGAATGAACATAAAAGATGCCAATGTGAAGTTGCAGCTGATAAGGGATAAATTTTTATAA
- the LOC140973893 gene encoding endoglucanase 12-like, protein MSNLFVFGFAFCLFVLAKNGASMDYGAALTKSLLYYEAQRSGKLPGNQRVQWRGDSALHDGKNGGNIDLVGGYYDAGDNVKFGLPMAFTVTMLSWSVVEFGPQLQARHELKNALNAIKWGTDYLIKAHPQPNVLYGQVGEGGSDHACWQRPEEMTTPRTVFKIDEQHPGADLAGETAAALAAAAVAFKQFNSRYSSTLINHAKQLFDFAKNHPGEYHNYIPAGGFYSSSGYEDELLWAAAWLARATNDKQYLHFIDRPNISGGTRSMFSWDDKYIGAQVLITKSVADRILPRIRNFDQYKASAEQFICNCMQKGNGNVQRTGHGLLWFQEWNNLQYVTSATFITTVYAELLAKTKDSIHCPRGNVWSSDLFSFTKSQVDYILGSNPKRLSYMVGFGNNYPKRVHHRGASIVSIKKQPAPVGCQEGFDLWFHKNADNPNVIHGAIVGGPNQSDEYGDVRENYQQAEPATANTAPFVGVLARLA, encoded by the exons ATGTCTAATTTATTTGTGTTTGGCTTTGctttttgtttatttgttttggCTAAGAATGGTGCCTCAATGGACTATGGAGCTGCTTTAACTAAATCTTTGTTGTACTATGAAGCACAAAGATCAGGGAAGCTGCCAGGGAACCAAAGAGTTCAATGGAGAGGGGATTCTGCTCTTCATGATGGCAAAAATGGAGGG AATATTGATCTTGTTGGTGGATACTACGATGCCGGAGACAACGTAAAATTCGGGCTTCCGATGGCGTTCACGGTGACGATGCTATCATGGAGCGTGGTCGAATTCGGACCCCAACTCCAGGCACGACACGAGCTCAAAAATGCCTTGAATGCCATCAAATGGGGAACAGATTACCTGATCAAGGCTCATCCTCAACCCAACGTGCTGTACGGGCAAGTCGGAGAAGGTGGGTCGGATCACGCGTGCTGGCAGAGACCCGAAGAAATGACCACACCCAGAACTGTTTTCAAGATAGATGAACAGCACCCGGGAGCCGATCTCGCCGGGGAAACGGCGGCAGCAttggctgctgctgctgttgcttTCAAACAATTCAATTCCAGATACTCGTCTACTCTTATCAATCATGCTAAACAG CTATTTGATTTTGCTAAAAATCATCCCGGTGAGTATCACAACTACATTCCAGCAGGAGGCTTCTACTCAAGCAGTGGATACGAG GATGAACTGTTATGGGCCGCTGCCTGGTTAGCCCGAGCCACCAACGACAAACAATACCTCCATTTTATTGATCGACCGAACATCAGCGGAGGAACGAGAAGCATGTTTTCATGGGACGACAAATATATCGGTGCTCAAGTTCTTATCACCAAG AGTGTTGCGGATCGGATACTTCCAAGAATTAGAAACTTTGACCAGTATAAGGCTTCTGCTGAGCAATTCATTTGCAACTGCATGCAGAAAGGAAATGGCAATGTTCAAAGAACTGGTCATGGCCTTCTCTGGTTTCAAGAATGGAATAATCTTCAGTATGTCACGAGCGCGACGTTTATCACAACGGTATATGCCGAGCTTCTTGCTAAAACAAAGGATTCCATACATTGCCCCAGAGGCAACGTTTGGTCCAGCGATTTATTCTCGTTTACTAAATCACAA gTGGACTACATATTGGGATCAAACCCTAAGAGATTGAGCTACATGGTAGGATTCGGAAATAACTATCCGAAAAGGGTTCATCATCGAGGAGCCTCGATTGTGTCTATAAAGAAACAGCCGGCACCGGTGGGCTGCCAAGAGGGTTTTGATTTATGGTTCCACAAAAATGCAGATAATCCGAATGTTATCCATGGTGCGATTGTCGGAGGACCTAATCAAAGCGACGAGTACGGAGATGTGAGGGAGAATTATCAGCAAGCTGAGCCTGCAACTGCAAACACTGCTCCATTTGTTGGGGTTTTGGCACGCCTtgcatga
- the LOC140973892 gene encoding anthranilate synthase alpha subunit 1, chloroplastic-like — protein MQALKFSHWPLAAGGKIYPSPASGNHVRNGVPGVALRLRTFRCRASQSSPFAVDEKRFLEASENGNLIPLYECIFSEHLTPVLAYRCLVKEDEREVPSFLFESVEPGFRASSVGRYSVIGAQPVMEVITKENKVTILDHGTGKVIEKVVEDPMVIPRTISKDWRPQLIQDLPDAFCGGWVGFFSYDTVRYMEKKKLPFSNAPQDDRNLADIHLGLYNDVVVFDHVEKKAYVIHWVHLDRYSSAKEAYEDGIKRLEILVSKMQDVDPPKLSPGRVDFRTHDIGLSLNKRNMTSEEYMKAVLLAKEHIFAGDIFQIVLSQRFERRTFADPFEVYRALRVVNPSPYMGYLQARGCILVASSPEILTRVKKKRIINRPLAGTARRGKTIHEDEMLEIKLLNDEKQCAEHRMLVDLGRNDVGKVSKSGSVKVENLMTVERYSHVMHISSTVTGELLDHLTCWDALRAALPVGTVSGAPKVKAMELIDQLEPTRRGPFSGGFGGISFLGDMDMALALRTIVFPTRLRYDTMYSYKDGKKRHDWIAHLQAGAGIVADSIPDDEQMECENKAVGLSRAIDLAESAFLNKDRTQPAKHGDYMPVQTSRAELMPQNG, from the exons ATGCAAGCATTAAAGTTTTCTCACTGGCCGTTGGCGGCGGGCGGGAAGATTTATCCATCTCCGGCGTCCGGAAATCATGTCAGAAACGGTGTTCCCGGTGTTGCGTTGCGGCTTCGTACGTTCCGATGCCGCGCTTCACAGTCTTCGCCTTTTG CTGTGGATGAGAAGAGATTTCTTGAAGCTTCTGAAAACGGGAATTTAATTCCTTTGTACGAGTGTATATTCTCTGAACACTTGACCCCTGTGCTTGCTTATCGATGCTTGGTCAAAGAAGATGAACGAGAGGTTCCAAGCTTCCTTTTTGAATCTGTAGAGCCTGGTTTTCGCGCATCAAGTGTT GGTCGATATAGTGTGATTGGGGCACAACCAGTAATGGAAGTTATAACTAAAGAAAACAAGGTTACAATTCTGGATCACGGTACTGGGAAAGTAATCGAGAAAGTTGTGGAGGATCCAATGGTGATTCCAAGAACCATTTCAAAGGATTGGAGACCGCAACTGATCCAAGACCTTCCAGATGCATTTTGTG GTGGATGGGTTGGTTTTTTCTCATATGATACTGTTCGATATATGGAAAAGAAAAAACTGCCATTCTCAAATGCCCCACAAGATGATAGAAACTTGGCTGACATTCATCTTGGATTGTATAATGATGTGGTTGTCTTTGATCATGTGGAAAAG AAAGCATATGTCATTCATTGGGTACATCTAGATCGATACTCATCTGCTAAAGAGGCTTATGAAGATGGAATCAAAAGGTTGGAAATATTAGTTTCCAAAATGCAAGATGTTGATCC TCCAAAGCTATCTCCAGGTCGTGTTGATTTTCGTACTCATGACATTGGATTATCTTTAAACAAGAGAAACATGACGAGTGAGGAATACATGAAAGCTGTTTTACTAGCAAAGGAACATATTTTTGCTGGGGATATCTTCCAGATTGTCTTGAGTCAGCGGTTTGAAAGACGAACTTTTGCAGACCCATTTGAAGTGTACAGAGCTTTGAGAGTTGTGAATCCAAGCCCATACATGGGTTACTTGCAG GCCCGGGGTTGCATTTTAGTGGCTTCAAGTCCAGAAATATTGACTCGGGTAAAGAAG AAAAGGATCATTAACCGCCCCCTGGCTGGGACAGCTAGAAGAGGAAAAACTATCCATGAGGACGAGATGTTAGAAATAAAGCTGCTAAACGATGAAAAGCAATGTGCAGAACATAGAATGCTGGTAGATCTAGGCAGAAATGATGTCGGAAAG GTGTCAAAATCTGGTTCAGTGAAAGTGGAGAATCTCATGACTGTTGAGAGATATTCTCATGTGATGCACATCAGCTCTACG GTCACCGGGGAGTTGCTTGATCATTTAACATGCTGGGATGCATTACGTGCCGCACTGCCTGTTGGAACAGTTAGTGGAGCCCCAAAG GTAAAGGCTATGGAATTGATTGATCAATTAGAACCAACTAGACGAGGTCCATTCAGTGGCGGTTTTGGAGGGATCTCGTTTTTGGGCGATATGGACATGGCATTGGCTCTCAGAACCATTGTGTTTCCAACTAGACTACGTTATGACACAATGTATTCATACAAGGATGGCAAGAAACGCCATGATTGGATCGCTCATCTTCAAGCTGGGGCCGGTATTGTTGCTGATAGTATTCCTGATGATGAGCAGATGGAGTGTGAAAACAAAGCTGTCGGCCTTTCTCGGGCCATCGATTTAGCAGAGTCGGCATTTTTAAATAAAGATAGAACGCAACCCGCCAAGCACGGAGATTATATGCCAGTCCAAACTTCTAGGGCCGAATTAATGCCGCAAAATGGATGA